One part of the Terriglobia bacterium genome encodes these proteins:
- the cas3 gene encoding CRISPR-associated helicase Cas3': MAGGLPMLLHTLSRLERLLAVLYQSVPGDHLNLREREQRHSRVSGYGVRAAAVQPAGRHELKMNFYAHTLKTSKGENLFTFVEFANERLTAQEFARRTGASHTLADLAEIQLGWQPLSSHLINVAEQSCKLAEAFKLGEEGFLAGLLHDLGKYRRKFQLMLRGLEEEAPHAYAGSSVCQRGGSAGFMAASFAIGGHHAGLPNGMAVNKERIQRQENVAGPSMELVKTALADVKEQFDKTRGTHEADQLRRGIEHLEDLPNHRPALRSQGKDPLACEFLTRLLFSALVDADRLDTERFTQQYKADTRENYRRQAPTVSELCRMLDSFIGKKSALEQSDEVRTLRESVRLSCERDSQLPRGMFTLNVPTGGGKTLASVNFALRHAEKHGLRRVIVVEPYLSIIDQVAKEFREAFGQMAVLEHHSLSTSSPKPVGDDNPTALDLAAENWSAPIIVTTTVQFFESLFTDTPATSRKLHNLANSVVIFDEVQNFPRHLLLPLLAMLQQFSEFAGTSFVFMSATLPDFSATVQSAIRFGEYASALPNNKPIQATLQRFPPLYRISDAARPFTITSRVNYDWEESLPGLSAWPQIADAIQDCSQSLTVVNLKRHAHALCCELLKRGVRVLHLSTNLCPAHRREILQEAADLLKTEQKFALVATQCIEAGVDIDFPVLFRAVGPLDSIVQAAGRCNRHGVRPQKGRVVLFTPEDEGREEKMKLPPSAIYQQGTTETQSSFWKQDLDNPETFVRYYDRLFRLDSLDQPTHPDFRDRKINRDSRPSLAFEDTAKAFQVIDSPTTSVFVGWSGRRHSVQRLKRLIRATQFTSGRLSRVMRMVRRFQVNIYEHEFRTYRMLFEEIIPGVFFTTAYHSEYGLNLNGHWPQDFAC, translated from the coding sequence TTGGCTGGAGGGTTGCCAATGCTTCTACACACCCTGTCTCGCCTGGAAAGACTTCTTGCCGTACTATATCAGTCTGTTCCTGGAGACCACCTCAATCTGCGTGAGCGAGAACAACGTCATTCCCGCGTTTCTGGATATGGTGTTCGAGCAGCGGCTGTGCAGCCCGCGGGAAGGCATGAGCTGAAGATGAACTTCTACGCGCATACTTTGAAAACCTCGAAAGGTGAAAACCTTTTTACGTTCGTGGAGTTCGCAAACGAGCGCCTGACCGCACAGGAGTTTGCAAGACGAACTGGCGCGTCGCACACACTCGCAGACCTGGCCGAAATTCAACTCGGGTGGCAGCCCCTTTCCAGCCATCTCATTAACGTCGCCGAACAATCGTGCAAGCTTGCCGAAGCTTTCAAGCTTGGCGAAGAAGGCTTCTTGGCTGGCTTGCTTCACGACCTCGGGAAATACCGCCGCAAATTTCAACTCATGTTGCGCGGATTGGAGGAGGAAGCTCCTCATGCTTACGCGGGCAGCAGCGTTTGCCAACGTGGAGGCTCTGCCGGTTTCATGGCCGCTAGCTTCGCTATTGGTGGTCACCACGCTGGCCTTCCGAATGGAATGGCTGTGAATAAAGAAAGGATTCAGCGGCAGGAAAATGTTGCCGGCCCTTCGATGGAGTTGGTCAAAACTGCGCTTGCTGACGTCAAAGAGCAATTTGACAAGACCAGGGGGACACACGAAGCCGACCAACTCCGACGGGGTATTGAGCATCTGGAGGACTTGCCAAACCATCGGCCAGCACTGCGTTCGCAAGGAAAAGATCCACTCGCTTGTGAGTTCTTGACGCGGCTGTTGTTCTCCGCGCTTGTGGATGCTGACCGGCTGGACACGGAACGGTTTACTCAACAATACAAGGCTGACACCCGCGAAAACTACCGCAGGCAGGCACCGACTGTTTCCGAATTGTGCCGAATGCTCGACAGCTTCATTGGCAAGAAATCGGCCCTCGAACAATCGGACGAAGTCCGCACCCTCCGCGAATCCGTTCGGTTGTCCTGCGAGCGGGATTCGCAGCTTCCGCGAGGCATGTTCACTCTAAACGTGCCAACCGGCGGCGGAAAGACACTCGCGTCCGTGAACTTTGCTTTGCGCCACGCGGAGAAGCACGGCTTGCGACGCGTGATTGTCGTCGAGCCATACCTCAGCATCATTGACCAAGTGGCGAAAGAATTCCGAGAGGCGTTCGGTCAGATGGCAGTGCTTGAACATCATAGCCTATCCACTTCTTCTCCCAAGCCGGTCGGCGACGACAATCCAACTGCGCTGGACCTGGCCGCAGAAAACTGGTCCGCCCCCATCATTGTGACTACGACGGTTCAATTCTTTGAGAGTCTGTTCACCGACACGCCAGCCACTAGCCGCAAGCTACATAACCTTGCCAACTCGGTCGTGATTTTTGATGAGGTGCAAAATTTTCCTCGCCATCTTCTCCTGCCTCTCCTAGCAATGCTCCAGCAGTTTTCTGAGTTTGCAGGGACTTCCTTCGTCTTCATGTCAGCGACACTCCCTGATTTCAGCGCGACGGTTCAGAGCGCGATCCGATTCGGCGAATACGCCTCTGCCCTGCCAAACAACAAGCCAATCCAAGCAACGCTGCAACGATTCCCGCCGCTCTACAGGATCAGCGACGCAGCGCGCCCGTTCACCATCACCTCTCGTGTGAACTACGATTGGGAAGAAAGTCTGCCCGGCTTGAGCGCATGGCCACAAATCGCCGACGCGATCCAGGACTGTTCGCAGAGCCTGACCGTCGTGAACCTCAAGCGCCATGCCCACGCGCTCTGCTGCGAACTATTGAAGCGGGGCGTTCGCGTCCTCCATTTGTCTACAAACCTTTGCCCTGCTCACCGCCGGGAAATTTTGCAAGAAGCTGCCGACCTGCTGAAAACCGAGCAGAAATTCGCTCTTGTGGCAACGCAATGTATCGAAGCCGGCGTGGACATTGACTTTCCTGTTCTTTTTCGGGCTGTTGGCCCGCTGGATTCCATTGTTCAAGCTGCGGGTCGTTGCAACCGGCACGGGGTTCGCCCGCAGAAGGGCCGGGTCGTCCTGTTCACGCCGGAGGACGAGGGGCGAGAGGAAAAAATGAAGCTCCCACCGTCCGCGATATACCAGCAGGGAACGACCGAGACTCAGTCCTCGTTTTGGAAGCAAGACTTGGACAACCCGGAAACATTTGTCCGCTACTACGATCGGCTCTTTCGACTGGATTCACTCGACCAGCCGACTCACCCGGACTTCCGAGACCGGAAGATAAACCGGGACTCGCGACCCAGCTTGGCCTTTGAGGATACTGCCAAAGCATTCCAAGTGATTGATTCACCGACGACCTCTGTGTTTGTGGGCTGGTCGGGGCGACGCCATTCCGTACAACGACTCAAGCGCCTTATCCGCGCAACGCAATTTACTTCGGGCCGACTGTCGCGCGTGATGCGGATGGTCCGGCGTTTTCAGGTCAACATCTACGAGCACGAGTTCCGTACCTATAGAATGCTTTTTGAGGAAATCATTCCAGGCGTTTTCTTCACCACCGCGTATCATTCGGAATACGGCCTCAACCTCAACGGCCACTGGCCACAGGATTTCGCATGCTAA
- the cas5c gene encoding type I-C CRISPR-associated protein Cas5c: MLKQYYKPPLGEVSVKVWGALACFTRPEFKVERVSYPVMTPSAARGILEAILFKPEFSFAITRIEVLRPLRFVSIRRNEVQKVVDLNRAKDKWLTGEEPVEHLLADIKGRYREKKDVKKQITQSSPLLGQEENCTQRNMLALADVAYNIFAQIVLQKEKAKLQSRFGGLRLIDNIRKYQATFTRRVLKGQCYHRPSFGCRELCVQFAPVEAKVTDDAGEPLPSEALKTYGVGEVGEPLGRMLYDIVYTNDGDRLYAKFFDAVVRQGSLDTREDVLRRANRIHEREIEKGEIEP, from the coding sequence ATGCTAAAACAATACTACAAACCGCCGCTTGGTGAAGTCTCGGTCAAAGTGTGGGGTGCGCTCGCCTGCTTCACACGGCCGGAATTCAAAGTCGAACGAGTTTCCTACCCTGTTATGACGCCATCTGCTGCCCGTGGCATTCTAGAGGCAATCCTGTTCAAACCTGAATTCAGCTTCGCCATCACGCGCATCGAGGTCCTTCGACCGCTCCGCTTCGTTTCCATTCGCCGAAACGAAGTGCAAAAGGTCGTTGATCTCAACCGCGCCAAGGACAAGTGGCTGACGGGCGAAGAACCCGTGGAGCATCTGCTCGCCGACATTAAGGGCAGGTATCGAGAGAAGAAGGATGTCAAGAAGCAAATCACCCAGAGCAGCCCACTTCTTGGTCAGGAAGAGAATTGCACGCAACGAAATATGCTGGCTCTCGCCGACGTGGCTTACAATATCTTCGCTCAAATAGTTCTCCAGAAGGAGAAGGCCAAACTGCAAAGCCGGTTTGGTGGACTGCGCCTAATTGACAACATCCGAAAATACCAGGCTACCTTCACCCGACGAGTCCTGAAAGGGCAGTGCTACCATCGGCCTTCGTTTGGCTGCCGCGAGCTTTGCGTGCAATTCGCTCCTGTTGAAGCTAAGGTCACTGACGATGCTGGTGAACCGTTGCCTTCAGAAGCGCTGAAGACCTATGGTGTTGGCGAAGTCGGCGAACCGCTGGGCCGCATGCTTTACGACATAGTTTATACAAACGACGGCGATCGGCTGTACGCCAAGTTTTTCGACGCTGTCGTCAGGCAGGGCAGCCTGGACACCCGCGAAGACGTGCTCCGCCGTGCCAATCGGATTCACGAACGTGAAATCGAGAAAGGAGAAATTGAGCCATGA
- the ahcY gene encoding adenosylhomocysteinase produces MSTTVKVKSDIKDAALAEKGRNRIEWAERQMPVLRLIRKRFEAEKPLQGLRLSACLHVTTETANLALTLKAGGAQVVVCASNPLSTQDDVAASLVVHHGIPSFCIKGEDNATYYSHITSALDHKPHMTMDDGADLVSVLHSKRTDLLANIVGGTEETTTGVIRLKSMVRDGALKYPIIAVNDAQTKHLFDNRYGTGQSTIDGIIRATNILLAGSTFVVAGYGWCGRGVAMRAKGMGAHVIVTEVDPTKAIEAVMDGFQVMPMAQAAPRGDVFVTLTGDKLVIRKEHFEKMKDGAILANSGHFNVEIEIPALESMAATKRTVRDFVEEYKMADGRRLFLLGEGRLINLTSAEGHPASVMDMSFANQALSAEWMARNAGKLEKRVYGVPEEIDKEIARLKLESLGVSIDTLTPEQIEYLASWSEGT; encoded by the coding sequence ATGAGCACAACAGTCAAAGTGAAAAGCGATATCAAGGATGCCGCGCTTGCCGAAAAGGGACGCAATCGCATCGAATGGGCGGAGCGGCAGATGCCGGTCCTGCGCCTGATCCGCAAAAGGTTTGAGGCCGAGAAACCGCTCCAAGGCCTCCGTCTCTCGGCCTGCTTGCACGTCACCACCGAAACCGCGAACCTGGCATTGACCCTAAAGGCCGGAGGAGCGCAGGTCGTCGTGTGTGCTTCCAATCCTTTGTCCACGCAGGATGACGTCGCCGCCTCCTTAGTGGTGCACCATGGAATTCCGAGCTTTTGCATCAAGGGGGAGGACAACGCCACCTATTATTCCCATATTACGTCAGCGCTGGATCACAAACCTCACATGACGATGGATGACGGGGCTGATCTGGTCAGCGTTCTTCATTCCAAGCGAACTGACCTGTTGGCGAATATCGTGGGCGGAACCGAGGAGACCACCACCGGTGTCATCCGGTTGAAATCGATGGTTCGGGATGGCGCCCTGAAATACCCGATCATCGCGGTCAACGATGCCCAAACGAAGCATCTGTTTGACAACCGTTACGGCACCGGCCAATCCACGATTGACGGGATTATCCGGGCTACGAACATCCTGCTGGCCGGCTCCACCTTCGTGGTGGCCGGCTATGGCTGGTGCGGCCGCGGGGTCGCGATGCGGGCGAAGGGGATGGGCGCCCATGTCATTGTGACCGAGGTCGATCCCACCAAAGCGATCGAGGCGGTCATGGATGGATTCCAGGTGATGCCGATGGCCCAGGCGGCGCCGCGAGGCGACGTGTTCGTTACCTTGACCGGTGACAAACTGGTCATCCGCAAAGAGCACTTTGAGAAGATGAAGGACGGCGCGATCTTGGCCAATTCGGGCCACTTCAATGTGGAGATCGAAATCCCGGCGCTGGAGTCGATGGCCGCAACGAAGCGCACGGTGCGTGATTTTGTCGAAGAGTACAAGATGGCCGACGGGCGGCGTTTGTTCTTGTTGGGTGAGGGTCGACTGATCAACCTCACTAGTGCGGAGGGGCATCCCGCCTCCGTCATGGACATGTCTTTTGCGAACCAGGCCCTTTCGGCGGAATGGATGGCCCGCAACGCCGGCAAACTCGAGAAAAGAGTGTACGGGGTTCCCGAGGAAATCGACAAAGAGATTGCCCGGCTGAAGCTCGAGAGCCTGGGCGTTTCCATCGACACACTGACCCCCGAGCAGATCGAATACCTCGCGTCCTGGAGTGAAGGAACATAA